From Maylandia zebra isolate NMK-2024a linkage group LG11, Mzebra_GT3a, whole genome shotgun sequence, one genomic window encodes:
- the kcns2 gene encoding delayed-rectifier potassium channel regulatory subunit KCNS2 gives MTGQVLGEPCGGAHTDENAAIRINVGGFKKRLQSDTLSRFPETRLARLLHCQSKESILELCDDYDDTEKEFYFDRNPALFPYVLNFYNTGRLHVMAELCIFSFSQEIEYWGINEFFIDSCCSSSYHCRKMDQDREDWDDRSDEGSTTSSFDELLEFYNDASKFDKQLFGSARRRIWLMLDNPGYSVASRIISILSILVVLGSIATMCMNSMSEFSLLDSEGQPTEDPRFESVEHFGIGWFTLELVARFVVAPDLLHFFDHPLNVIDLVSILPFYLTLLINLVVESSPALANLGRVAQVLRLMRIFRILKLARHSTGLRSLGATLRNSYKEVGLLLLYLAVGVSFFSVMAYTVEKEDNEDLTTIPACWWWATVSMTTVGYGDVVPVSIAGKLTASACILAGILVVVLPITLIFNKFSLFYKRQKQLEIAMRSCDFDEGIKEVPSVNLRNYYAHKVKSLMASLSNMSRSSPSEQSLNESIH, from the coding sequence ATGACAGGTCAGGTCCTGGGGGAACCGTGCGGCGGGGCTCACACGGATGAAAACGCCGCCATCCGCATCAACGTGGGCGGCTTCAAGAAACGTCTCCAGTCGGACACTCTCTCCCGGTTTCCCGAGACGAGGCTCGCGCGTCTGCTCCACTGCCAGTCTAAAGAGTCCATCCTGGAACTGTGCGATGACTACGACGACACGGAGAAAGAGTTTTACTTCGACAGGAACCCAGCGCTCTTTCCCTACGTGTTGAATTTTTACAACACGGGGCGGCTGCACGTCATGGCAGAGTTGTGCATCTTCTCTTTCAGTCAGGAGATCGAGTACTGGGGCATTAACGAGTTCTTCATCGACTCCTGCTGCAGCAGCTCCTACCACTGTAGGAAAATGGACCAGGACCGGGAAGACTGGGATGACCGCAGCGATGAAGGAAGCACCACTTCATCTTTTGACGAGCTGTTGGAGTTTTACAACGACGCCTCCAAGTTTGATAAGCAGCTGTTCGGGAGCGCACGGAGGCGCATCTGGTTGATGCTGGATAACCCCGGCTACTCCGTGGCCAGCCGCATCATCAGCATCCTCTCCATCCTGGTGGTGCTCGGCTCCATAGCCACTATGTGCATGAACAGTATGAGTGAGTTCAGCCTGCTGGACAGCGAAGGCCAGCCAACAGAGGACCCACGTTTCGAATCTGTGGAACATTTTGGCATCGGCTGGTTCACTCTGGAGCTGGTGGCCAGGTTCGTTGTGGCGCCAGATCTGCTGCACTTCTTCGATCATCCGTTAAATGTGATAGACCTGGTGTCCATACTTCCGTTTTACCTGACACTTCTCATAAACCTGGTGGTGGAGAGCAGCCCCGCACTGGCAAATCTAGGACGCGTTGCGCAAGTGCTGCGGCTGATGAGAATTTTCCGCATCTTGAAGCTGGCCCGTCACTCCACGGGGCTCCGCTCCCTGGGAGCCACACTCAGGAACAGCTACAAAGAAGTGGGGCTTTTGCTCCTCTACTTGGCAGTCGGGGTGTCGTTTTTCTCCGTAATGGCCTACACGGTGGAGAAAGAGGATAACGAGGATCTCACCACCATTCCGGCATGCTGGTGGTGGGCCACGGTCAGCATGACCACCGTGGGATACGGTGATGTGGTGCCGGTGTCTATTGCCGGCAAACTAACCGCCTCTGCGTGCATCCTGGCCGGGATCTTAGTAGTTGTGCTTCCGATTACGCTCATTTTCAACAAATTCTCCCTCTTCTACAAGAGACAGAAACAGCTGGAGATCGCAATGAGAAGCTGCGACTTCGACGAGGGGATAAAAGAGGTGCCCTCGGTCAACCTGAGGAATTATTACGCACACAAAGTCAAATCCCTCATGGCGAGCTTGTCAAACATGAGCCGGAGTTCACCCAGTGAACAGAGTTTAAACGAATCAATACACTGA